A single Corvus hawaiiensis isolate bCorHaw1 chromosome 24, bCorHaw1.pri.cur, whole genome shotgun sequence DNA region contains:
- the CTSE gene encoding cathepsin E produces MRRLLLLAALCLGLAGALRRVPLTRRRSLRKLLRDQGRLSHLWKAQGGLDTDSEDCAAFSETNEPLVNYLDMEYFGQISIGTPPQNFTVVFDTGSSNLWVPSVYCVSKACAEHTRFRPTQSSTYQAIGTPFSIQYGTGSLTGIIGSDQVAVEGLTVSNQQFAESISEPGKAFLDAGFDGILGLAYPSLAVDGVTPVFDNMMAQNLVELPIFSVYMSSNPESPQGGELLFGGFDTSRFTGTLNWVPVTQQGYWQIQLDNIQLGGTATFCANGCQAIVDTGTSLITGPTKEIKELQNLIGAVSVDGEYAVECSNLDVMPDLTFTINGLPYTLSARAYTLVEYGADMTFCISGFQGSDIPPPTGPLWILGDVFIRQFYSVFDRGNNLVGLAPAVP; encoded by the exons ATGAGGCGCCTGCTCCTCCTCGCCGCGCTCTGCCTGGGCCTGGCCGGCGCCCTGAGAAG GGTGCCCCTGACCAGGCGCCGCTCCCTGCGGAAGCTGCTGCGGGATCAGGGGCGGCTCTCGCACCTCTGGAAAGCCCAGGGGGGGCTGGACACGGACAGCGAGGACTGCGCCGCCTTCTCGGAGACCAACGAGCCCCTCGTCAACTACCTGGAT ATGGAGTATTTTGGGCAGATCTCCATCGGGACCCCCCCTCAGAATTTCACCGTGGTGTTCGACACGGGCTCCTCCAACCTCTGGGTGCCTTCTGTCTACTGTGTCAGCAAAGCCTGCG CTGAGCACACCAGGTTCCGGCCAACCCAGTCCAGCACCTACCAGGCGATAGGGACCCCCTTCTCCATCCAGTACGGCACCGGGAGCCTGACGGGGATCATCGGGTCCGACCAAGTAGCC GTTGAGGGTCTCACCGTGAGCAACCAGCAGTTTGCAGAGAGCATCAGTGAGCCGGGAAAAGCCTTCCTGGATGCTGGGTTCGATGGGATCCTTGGGCTGGCTTATCCCTCCCTGGCCGTGGATGGGGTCACCCCTGTCTTCGACAACATGATGGCCCAAAATCTGGTGGAGCTGCCCATTTTCTCTGTCTACATGAGCTC gaaCCCTGAGTCCCCCCAGGGAGGAGAGCTGCTTTTTGGGGGCTTTGACACCTCTCGCTTCACGGGCACCCTGAACTGGGTTCCGGTCACCCAGCAGGGGTACTGGCAGATCCAGCTGGACAA CATCCAGCTGGGTGGGACAGCGACTTTCTGTGCCAACGGCTGCCAGGCCATCGTGGACACCGGGACATCGCTCATCACGGGCCCCACCAAGGAGATCAAAGAACTGCAAAACCTTATTGGGGCTGTGTCTGTGGATGGAGAG TACGCCGTGGAGTGCAGCAACCTCGACGTGATGCCTGACCTGACCTTCACCATCAACGGGCTGCCCTACACGCTCAGCGCCCGGGCTTACACCCTCGTG gagTATGGCGCTGACATGACCTTCTGTATCAGCGGCTTCCAGGGGAGTGACATCCCCCCTCCCACGGGACCCCTCTGGATTTTGGGTGATGTTTTCATCCGTCAGTTCTACTCCGTCTTCGACCGTGGCAATAACTTGGTGGGGTTGGCCCCCGCCGTCCCTTAG